In the genome of Alphaproteobacteria bacterium, the window CCTGCCAACAGATGCGATTTAGCCATAATTCTGATATAAGAATCAATGTGTTGGGCGTATCTGGGGGCAGGGCTAATGGCGAACCCGGAGGGTGAATCCGAAAACAAGCCGTTGCGGTTGGTTTTTGACCGCCGCCTGAAGCTGGAGTTCCACGGTTCCAGGATCACGTCCGATGCTGGTTTGCTTGCCTATCGCGAACTCGATGATGCCCTTGGTCTGACCGGCATGGTCGGCGATGAACTGGTTGACGCCCGCACGGGAAAGAACAGCCAACACGCAATGGCGGGATTGTTCCGGCAATCTGTTTTCGGTCGCCTTGGCGGCTACGAGGACGTGAACGACGCCGACCGTCTGGGTCGTGATCCGGCAATGCGCTGGATTGTCGGCGGTCGCGCCGTGGCCAAGGCTGCTGCATCGACCAGCCAGATGGGGCGCTTCGAGACCGAGTTTCTCGCCACCGACCAGAACCTCACCGCACTGGCTGATCTCTCCGGGCAATGGATCGACCGGGTGCATGAGCGGCATCCGCCGAAGACGATCGTGCTTGATATCGACAGCAGCGTCAGCCCGACTCATGGCGACCAGGAAGGCACGGCCT includes:
- a CDS encoding transposase → MANPEGESENKPLRLVFDRRLKLEFHGSRITSDAGLLAYRELDDALGLTGMVGDELVDARTGKNSQHAMAGLFRQSVFGRLGGYEDVNDADRLGRDPAMRWIVGGRAVAKAAASTSQMGRFETEFLATDQNLTALADLSGQWIDRVHERHPPKTIVLDIDSSVSPTHGDQEGTA